The Deltaproteobacteria bacterium PRO3 genome contains a region encoding:
- a CDS encoding peptide chain release factor 3 encodes MSPLSPEILHEIRRRKTFAIISHPDAGKTTITEKLLLFGNAIHMAGMVKAKRAQHYTTSDWMEIEKQRGISVSSSVMQFSYGGKEFNLLDTPGHEDFSEDTYRVLTAVDSALMVIDSSKGIETQTKKLFQVCRDRHLPILTFMNKVDLEGRDPFELIDEVEQVLKLPCFTVTWPVGQGSRFQGVYDLMEKKIRLFQPGKLTRDFQQEVFSDLDDPALRERVGAEWLDKLKDDLELLCGAGHDFDEAKFLSGNLSPVFFGSAVNNFGVQELLDAFARYAPSPRPRQAEGRQVRPDEEKFSGLVFKIQANMDPKHRDRCAFLRVCSGEFVQGMTVYHVRQEKDFKINNALQFMSQERKNVDRAYAGDIIGIHDRGNLRIGDTLTEGEALKFVGIPQFSPDLFSRVELKNPIKNKQLQKGLEQLSEEGTSQIFRRKNTSETFIGVVGQLQLEVVKFRLLNEYGADAVFTPMNYSVSRWFHAEDPKAMDEFLRYYSSHVFYDVRGYPMIFFKNDWEREYIQEKHPSFRFYSSLINYEQECL; translated from the coding sequence ATGAGCCCGCTCAGCCCCGAGATCCTGCACGAGATCCGCCGCCGCAAGACCTTCGCGATCATCTCGCACCCCGATGCCGGCAAGACCACCATCACCGAGAAGCTGCTGCTTTTCGGCAACGCCATCCACATGGCCGGGATGGTCAAGGCCAAGCGCGCCCAGCACTATACCACCTCCGACTGGATGGAGATCGAGAAGCAGCGCGGGATCTCCGTCTCCTCCTCGGTCATGCAGTTTTCCTATGGTGGCAAGGAATTCAACCTCCTCGACACCCCGGGCCACGAGGACTTCAGCGAGGACACCTACCGGGTGCTCACCGCGGTCGACAGCGCCCTGATGGTGATCGACTCCTCGAAGGGCATCGAGACCCAGACCAAGAAGCTCTTCCAGGTCTGCCGGGATCGCCACCTGCCCATCCTCACCTTCATGAACAAGGTCGATCTCGAGGGCCGCGATCCCTTCGAGCTGATCGACGAGGTCGAGCAGGTCCTCAAGTTGCCCTGCTTCACCGTCACCTGGCCGGTGGGGCAGGGGAGCCGCTTCCAGGGCGTCTACGACCTCATGGAGAAAAAGATCCGCCTCTTCCAGCCCGGGAAGCTCACCCGCGATTTCCAGCAGGAGGTCTTTTCGGACTTGGACGATCCGGCCCTGCGCGAGCGCGTCGGGGCCGAGTGGCTCGACAAACTGAAAGACGACCTCGAGCTGCTCTGCGGGGCGGGGCACGACTTCGACGAGGCGAAATTCCTCTCGGGGAACTTGAGCCCGGTCTTTTTCGGGTCGGCCGTCAACAACTTCGGCGTCCAGGAGCTGCTAGATGCCTTCGCGCGCTACGCGCCCTCGCCGCGGCCGCGGCAGGCGGAGGGCCGGCAGGTCCGGCCGGACGAGGAGAAATTCAGCGGGCTCGTCTTCAAGATCCAGGCGAACATGGATCCCAAGCATCGCGATCGCTGCGCCTTCCTGCGCGTCTGCAGCGGGGAGTTCGTCCAGGGTATGACGGTTTACCACGTGCGGCAGGAGAAGGACTTCAAGATCAACAACGCGCTGCAGTTCATGTCGCAGGAGCGCAAGAACGTCGACCGGGCCTACGCGGGCGACATCATCGGCATCCACGACCGCGGCAACCTGCGCATCGGGGACACCTTGACGGAAGGCGAGGCATTGAAGTTCGTCGGGATTCCCCAGTTTTCGCCGGACCTGTTCTCGCGGGTGGAGCTGAAGAACCCGATCAAGAACAAGCAGCTGCAAAAGGGGCTCGAGCAGCTCTCGGAGGAAGGTACCTCGCAGATCTTCCGCCGCAAGAACACCTCCGAGACCTTCATCGGCGTCGTCGGGCAACTGCAGCTGGAGGTCGTGAAGTTTCGCCTGCTCAACGAGTACGGGGCGGATGCAGTCTTCACGCCCATGAACTACTCGGTGTCGCGCTGGTTCCACGCGGAAGATCCCAAGGCCATGGACGAGTTTTTGCGCTACTACAGCTCGCACGTCTTCTACGACGTCCGCGGCTATCCGATGATCTTCTTCAAAAACGACTGGGAACGCGAATACATCCAGGAGAAGCACCCGTCGTTTCGCTTTTACTCCAGCTTGATCAACTACGAGCAGGAGTGCCTTTAA
- the ald gene encoding alanine dehydrogenase, producing MIVGIPKEIKDHEGRVALLPEAVAELVRAGHRVLVQRGAGTGSGYPDADYRRAGAALTANARALYSGAQLVVKVKEPLPKEFPYFRPGLRLFCYLHLAANPRLVRALQKSRVEALAFETLMVGAATPLLRPMSEIAGRLSVVVGAHFLQTDQGGKGVLLSPTDFSEGASVVVVGGGSVGRAAAEVAAGMGARVTVLDLKPEALAFWARNFPAVKLEASSPESVGRALRGADLAVGAVYIPGAKAPKVIRRAMVKRMAPGSVLVDVAVDQGGASETTRPTSHSHPVYRRYGVIHYAVANMPALVSRTASQVLSRAILPYVLQVAEMGRLEDLSANRVLKSAVNVAAGEILHPGVRAAFGDRVAGEAR from the coding sequence ATGATCGTCGGTATTCCCAAGGAGATCAAAGACCACGAAGGCCGCGTCGCCCTCCTGCCGGAGGCCGTGGCCGAATTGGTCCGCGCGGGGCACCGGGTCTTGGTGCAGCGCGGCGCGGGGACGGGTAGCGGGTATCCGGACGCCGACTACCGCCGGGCCGGCGCCGCGCTTACTGCCAACGCGCGCGCCCTATACTCGGGCGCGCAACTGGTGGTGAAGGTCAAGGAACCCCTGCCCAAGGAATTTCCCTACTTCCGTCCGGGCCTCCGCTTGTTTTGTTACCTGCACCTCGCCGCGAATCCGCGCCTGGTGCGAGCCCTGCAAAAATCCCGCGTCGAGGCCCTGGCCTTCGAGACCCTGATGGTCGGCGCCGCCACGCCACTGCTCAGGCCGATGAGCGAGATCGCCGGACGCCTCAGCGTGGTGGTCGGCGCGCATTTTTTGCAGACGGATCAGGGCGGCAAGGGCGTGCTGCTCTCGCCGACGGATTTTTCCGAGGGGGCCTCGGTCGTCGTGGTGGGCGGCGGCAGCGTCGGCCGCGCGGCCGCGGAGGTCGCGGCTGGGATGGGGGCCCGCGTCACCGTCCTCGATCTCAAGCCCGAGGCGCTGGCTTTCTGGGCGCGGAATTTCCCGGCGGTGAAGCTCGAGGCCTCCAGCCCCGAGAGCGTGGGACGCGCGTTGCGCGGGGCGGATCTCGCCGTCGGGGCGGTGTACATCCCCGGCGCGAAGGCCCCCAAGGTGATCCGCCGCGCGATGGTCAAGCGCATGGCGCCCGGCTCGGTGCTGGTCGACGTCGCCGTCGACCAGGGCGGCGCCTCCGAGACCACGAGGCCCACCTCCCATTCGCATCCGGTCTACCGGCGCTACGGCGTCATCCACTATGCCGTTGCGAACATGCCCGCCCTGGTAAGCCGCACCGCCTCGCAGGTCCTGTCGCGGGCCATCCTGCCTTACGTCCTTCAGGTTGCGGAAATGGGGAGATTGGAAGACTTGTCGGCGAACCGGGTCCTGAAGAGCGCCGTCAACGTCGCGGCGGGAGAGATCCTCCATCCCGGCGTGCGGGCGGCCTTCGGGGACCGAGTCGCGGGCGAGGCGCGATGA
- a CDS encoding type III pantothenate kinase produces MLLAIDVGNTNMVIGVYGNGPKAGGKPRLLHHWRMETKKERTADEFGIFFKELFQFAGLQLDQVDAIIISNVVPPLEFNLDRMCERYFKLKPLFVSPRMKMPIKIGLSHPGEVGADRIVNGVAGVVKYGSPLIVVDFGTATTFDFINKAKVYKGGCICPGIAISNEALFQHASKLPRVEIRKPSRIIGSNTVESIQAGIFYGYVGMVDEIVRRMQKEAKTKCKVVATGGFIGLISKASRTISAFDPYLTLEGLRLLHEFNRKGRKPGKK; encoded by the coding sequence ATGCTACTCGCCATCGACGTCGGCAACACCAACATGGTCATCGGGGTCTACGGAAACGGGCCCAAGGCCGGCGGCAAGCCGCGCCTGCTCCACCACTGGCGGATGGAGACCAAAAAAGAACGGACGGCCGACGAGTTCGGCATCTTCTTCAAGGAATTATTTCAGTTCGCCGGGCTCCAGCTCGACCAGGTCGACGCCATCATCATCTCCAACGTCGTACCGCCGCTCGAATTCAACCTCGACCGCATGTGCGAGCGCTACTTCAAGCTCAAGCCGCTCTTCGTCTCGCCACGGATGAAGATGCCAATCAAGATCGGACTGAGCCACCCGGGCGAGGTCGGCGCCGATCGCATCGTCAACGGCGTCGCCGGTGTCGTGAAGTATGGCAGCCCCCTGATCGTCGTCGACTTCGGCACCGCCACCACCTTCGACTTCATCAACAAGGCCAAGGTCTACAAGGGCGGCTGCATCTGCCCAGGCATCGCCATCTCCAACGAGGCCCTCTTCCAACACGCCTCCAAGCTGCCGCGCGTCGAGATCCGCAAGCCGAGCCGCATCATCGGGAGCAACACGGTCGAGAGCATCCAGGCCGGCATCTTCTACGGCTACGTCGGCATGGTCGACGAGATCGTCCGCCGCATGCAGAAGGAAGCGAAGACGAAGTGCAAGGTGGTCGCGACCGGCGGCTTCATCGGTCTGATCTCGAAGGCCAGCCGGACCATCTCGGCCTTCGATCCCTACCTCACCCTCGAGGGCCTGCGCCTGCTCCACGAATTCAACCGAAAGGGCCGAAAGCCGGGAAAAAAGTAA
- a CDS encoding biotin--[acetyl-CoA-carboxylase] ligase has product MENFQAQVECLTSKIPVLSKIHFFSETGSTNFEAVELGKKGAPHGTLVVAGAQSAGRGRLGRHWDSPAGRGLYFSLLLRPDLEAAQAPLTTLAAGLGLAQAIRGLGVRELVLKWPNDLMVAKKKLGGILTEMYHSGSKVGFLVVGVGINVSQTAADFSPEVAPLATSLGQIGVTADRAELLQRLIPAVLGEINRLAREGAASLIQRWEQDSGMLGLEIAYECDGRRDEGRVLGLAADGKLRVAGRGGEVAELLAEDTTLL; this is encoded by the coding sequence ATGGAAAATTTTCAAGCTCAAGTCGAATGCCTGACATCGAAAATCCCCGTGCTCTCGAAGATCCATTTCTTTTCGGAGACCGGCTCCACCAATTTTGAGGCGGTGGAGTTGGGGAAAAAGGGCGCGCCCCACGGCACCTTGGTGGTGGCCGGGGCGCAGAGCGCGGGGCGGGGGCGGCTGGGGCGGCATTGGGATTCGCCGGCGGGACGGGGACTTTATTTTTCGCTCCTGCTGCGCCCCGATTTGGAGGCCGCTCAGGCGCCTCTCACCACCCTCGCGGCGGGCCTAGGTTTGGCGCAGGCGATTCGCGGGCTCGGCGTGCGCGAGCTGGTTTTAAAATGGCCCAACGACTTGATGGTCGCCAAAAAGAAATTGGGCGGCATCCTGACCGAGATGTATCACTCGGGCTCCAAGGTGGGTTTCCTCGTCGTCGGCGTCGGGATCAACGTCTCGCAGACGGCCGCGGACTTCAGCCCCGAGGTGGCCCCGCTAGCGACCTCTTTGGGGCAGATCGGCGTGACGGCGGATCGCGCCGAGCTCTTGCAGCGCCTGATCCCGGCCGTCTTGGGCGAGATCAACCGCCTGGCCCGCGAGGGCGCCGCCAGCCTGATCCAACGCTGGGAACAAGACTCCGGGATGCTCGGCCTCGAGATCGCCTACGAGTGCGACGGCCGCCGCGACGAAGGCCGCGTCCTGGGCCTGGCCGCCGACGGCAAACTGCGCGTGGCCGGAAGGGGCGGCGAGGTGGCCGAGCTGTTGGCGGAGGATACGACGTTATTGTAG
- a CDS encoding diguanylate cyclase, which produces MKLVSAFRENLKENLGLKIGLSTGVAIFVLVLLLLGFVAAIQGDLISKFTMIQVLLVLAIVIATFSILVIAISTNLFIHRPLSRLMAAIRQAESGDLKTRARVETEDEIGQVASQFNDMLAKINELEGVKIDSERKLAAMQEELKFKAMLEEKAKIITSTNRKLEESLNELSVLYNISQALTGSIDPEELCNLLGDVIVRNVGVQDFAILLLEEETQKIEVKAARGFSQNDHVRGLKFDLGEGISGKVAKTKQPVYIPDTSKDTLYMHYKGAKPEDGSFLCLPIVAKGLSLGAINFSRKAVDGFSANEIRLLTTVAGQIGIALENARLYAKTKEMTLIDELTQVYNRRHFQKILEMEFKRAKRFQRPLTLLMIDVDHFKEFNDTFGHLEGDRVLADLAEVLAANLREVDTVARYGGEEFSVILPNTTVEDAQHVAHKIRELVAKMHEKHGRPAAQQVTVSIGIAAFDAETAGLEDLINHADIALYRAKSQGRNRVVLHDEEQATLRVVE; this is translated from the coding sequence ATGAAGCTAGTGTCGGCCTTTCGCGAAAATCTAAAAGAAAATCTGGGCCTTAAGATCGGGCTCTCCACCGGGGTCGCGATCTTCGTCCTGGTGCTGCTCTTGCTCGGCTTCGTCGCGGCGATCCAGGGCGACCTGATCAGCAAGTTCACGATGATCCAGGTCCTGCTGGTGCTGGCCATCGTCATCGCGACCTTTTCTATCCTGGTGATCGCGATCTCGACCAATCTATTCATCCACCGTCCCTTAAGCCGCCTGATGGCCGCGATCCGCCAGGCCGAGTCCGGCGACCTGAAGACGCGCGCCCGCGTCGAGACCGAGGACGAGATCGGCCAGGTGGCCTCGCAGTTCAACGACATGCTGGCGAAGATCAACGAGCTGGAAGGGGTGAAGATCGACTCCGAGCGCAAGCTCGCGGCGATGCAGGAGGAACTCAAATTCAAGGCGATGCTCGAGGAAAAGGCGAAGATCATCACCTCGACCAACCGCAAGCTCGAGGAGAGCCTCAACGAGCTTTCGGTGCTCTACAACATCTCTCAGGCCCTGACCGGCAGCATCGACCCCGAGGAGCTCTGCAACCTTTTGGGCGACGTCATCGTGCGCAACGTCGGTGTTCAGGACTTCGCGATCCTGTTGCTGGAGGAAGAGACTCAGAAGATCGAGGTCAAGGCCGCACGCGGCTTCAGCCAGAACGACCACGTCCGTGGGCTGAAGTTCGACCTGGGCGAGGGGATCAGCGGCAAGGTGGCCAAGACCAAGCAGCCGGTCTACATCCCGGACACCTCGAAGGACACCCTTTATATGCATTACAAGGGCGCCAAGCCGGAGGACGGATCCTTCCTCTGTCTGCCGATCGTGGCCAAGGGCTTAAGCCTCGGCGCGATCAATTTCTCGCGGAAGGCGGTGGACGGTTTCAGCGCCAACGAGATCCGCCTGCTCACCACCGTCGCGGGCCAGATCGGCATCGCCCTCGAGAACGCGCGACTCTACGCCAAGACCAAGGAGATGACGCTGATCGACGAGCTCACCCAGGTCTACAACCGGCGCCACTTCCAAAAGATCCTCGAGATGGAATTCAAGCGCGCGAAGCGCTTCCAGCGGCCCTTGACCCTGCTGATGATCGACGTCGATCACTTCAAGGAGTTCAACGACACCTTCGGCCACCTCGAGGGCGACCGCGTCCTCGCCGACCTGGCCGAGGTCCTGGCCGCCAACCTGCGCGAGGTCGACACCGTCGCCCGCTACGGCGGCGAAGAATTCTCCGTCATCCTGCCCAACACCACGGTGGAGGACGCCCAGCACGTCGCGCACAAGATCCGCGAGCTGGTCGCCAAGATGCACGAGAAGCACGGCCGCCCGGCCGCCCAGCAGGTCACGGTCAGCATCGGCATCGCCGCCTTCGACGCCGAGACGGCCGGCCTCGAGGACCTCATCAACCACGCCGACATCGCGCTGTACCGCGCGAAATCCCAGGGCCGCAATCGCGTCGTGCTCCACGACGAGGAGCAGGCGACCTTGCGCGTCGTCGAATAA
- a CDS encoding NDP-sugar synthase, whose protein sequence is MSPFPRQAIVLAAGLGTRLRPLTLRSPKPLLPVGGVPILLFNLFLLKESGIRRIVINLHHLPEKIRRGFRDGKSLGLKLSYSFEPKILGTAGGIAQALDALEDRGTFVLNGDILFDLDLKKMAAAHRRSGAKATLACVPKDRAEVQSFVEFDVAGRIRRIAGGPEPATRLPRLKQAIFSGAHLLEPELFRGYPRHEFGCVVRQVYQPALARGERLQAYEHRGSWWDLGSLAELTKVDRALWREESPAPILRLWREARRWAERGDIPLG, encoded by the coding sequence ATGAGCCCCTTTCCGCGACAAGCCATCGTCCTCGCCGCCGGCCTCGGCACCCGGCTGCGGCCCTTGACCTTGCGTTCGCCCAAGCCCCTGCTGCCGGTGGGCGGGGTGCCGATCCTGCTCTTCAATCTTTTTCTGCTGAAGGAATCCGGTATCCGCCGGATCGTGATCAACCTGCACCACCTCCCTGAAAAGATCCGGCGCGGCTTCCGCGACGGGAAGAGCCTGGGGCTTAAGCTCTCTTACAGCTTCGAGCCGAAGATCCTCGGCACCGCCGGCGGCATCGCGCAGGCCCTGGACGCCCTGGAGGATCGCGGCACCTTCGTGCTGAACGGCGACATCCTCTTCGACCTGGATTTGAAAAAGATGGCTGCGGCCCACCGGCGCAGCGGGGCCAAGGCCACGCTGGCCTGCGTCCCCAAGGATCGCGCCGAGGTGCAAAGCTTCGTCGAGTTCGACGTCGCGGGCCGCATCCGGCGGATCGCGGGCGGACCCGAGCCGGCGACTCGGCTGCCGCGGCTCAAGCAGGCCATCTTCTCGGGGGCCCACCTGCTGGAGCCGGAGTTGTTCCGCGGCTATCCCCGCCATGAGTTCGGCTGCGTAGTGCGGCAGGTCTACCAACCCGCCCTCGCTCGGGGCGAGCGCCTCCAGGCCTACGAGCACCGCGGCAGCTGGTGGGACTTGGGCAGCCTCGCCGAGCTCACCAAGGTGGACCGCGCCCTGTGGCGGGAGGAAAGCCCTGCCCCCATCCTGCGGCTGTGGCGCGAGGCGCGGCGCTGGGCCGAGCGCGGCGACATTCCCTTGGGCTGA
- a CDS encoding aminoglycoside phosphotransferase: protein MPLVSEAVPEKLAALLAKRGAIVSLDKLFGEASYRVYYRATLAGGETFIVMQMPAGRQSASEEITNYEGPKLEPPFLNVARWLEKADLPAPRVIDADLDAGLILLQDLGDKTLEKLLPSCNESMRDFFYKQAVDLLLQFQKAGLEKADPECMAFQRSFDLPLLLWEFEHFLEYGIEDRFGKKIPQKERKWLMETGHRLVEGIVKIPYGLTHRDFQSRNLMLFQYQFYLIDFQDALMGPPQYDLVALLRDSYVVLPDTTVEALLDYYLEGRDKLGLPKLDRETFKKQFYLITLQRKLKDAGRFQYIKKVKGNPNFLPHVPASLGYVKSAFASVPEFQGLQEVLAKHVPELA from the coding sequence CTGCCCCTGGTGAGCGAAGCCGTCCCCGAAAAATTGGCCGCCCTGCTTGCGAAGCGCGGGGCGATCGTGTCCCTGGACAAGCTGTTCGGCGAAGCCTCCTATCGCGTCTATTACCGCGCCACCCTGGCCGGCGGCGAGACCTTCATCGTCATGCAGATGCCGGCGGGCCGCCAAAGCGCTTCCGAAGAGATCACCAACTACGAGGGCCCGAAGCTCGAGCCCCCCTTCCTCAACGTCGCCCGCTGGCTCGAGAAGGCCGACCTGCCCGCGCCCCGGGTGATCGACGCCGACCTCGACGCGGGCCTGATCCTCTTGCAAGACCTGGGCGACAAGACCCTCGAGAAGCTCCTGCCCAGCTGCAACGAGTCGATGCGCGATTTCTTCTACAAGCAGGCCGTCGACCTGCTGCTGCAATTCCAAAAGGCGGGCCTGGAGAAAGCCGATCCGGAGTGCATGGCCTTCCAGCGCAGCTTCGACCTCCCGCTGCTCCTATGGGAATTCGAGCACTTCCTCGAGTACGGCATCGAAGACCGCTTCGGCAAAAAGATCCCGCAAAAAGAACGCAAATGGCTGATGGAGACGGGGCACCGACTGGTCGAGGGCATCGTCAAGATCCCCTACGGGCTCACCCACCGCGACTTCCAAAGCCGCAACCTGATGCTCTTCCAGTACCAATTTTACCTGATCGACTTCCAAGACGCCCTGATGGGCCCGCCGCAATACGACTTGGTCGCCCTGCTGCGCGATTCCTACGTCGTCTTGCCCGACACGACCGTCGAGGCCCTGCTCGACTACTACCTCGAGGGCCGGGACAAGCTGGGGCTGCCGAAGCTCGACCGCGAGACCTTCAAGAAGCAGTTCTACTTGATCACCCTCCAGCGCAAGCTGAAGGACGCCGGGCGTTTCCAATACATCAAGAAGGTGAAGGGCAATCCCAACTTCCTGCCGCACGTCCCGGCCTCGCTGGGCTACGTGAAGTCGGCCTTCGCGTCGGTGCCCGAGTTCCAGGGACTGCAAGAGGTCCTGGCGAAGCACGTCCCCGAGCTGGCCTGA
- a CDS encoding radical SAM protein, with the protein MAEAAEALQAPVRKEEIKTPTIRGKKRKFWKDYVLPKVAFFVRGFPDRAVVSIDVTNKCNIRCKHCYFFAYEQDKELKPDEWLAKLEELKKDGFPFRSATWVGGEPLLRKDLIEIGRKYFMFNIVVTNGTFGIPNWPDVMFHISVDGTEEYHDDIRGKGVYQKIKKSVAEAEPGMNISLACCLNKRNLHCMEDLLEEWYPNEKVKHILFDFFTPVKGVKHDLFIPFEEQDKIIDRIIELKRSKYGDFIGVSERVLNLMRKKERHKAIGDNCIFLQKGFAFDPLGNKKDQCMMGADADCERCGCIVPFYLKQRTERKYILQEVLGDIKDFVTRRHTATHLPAGSTSAEK; encoded by the coding sequence ATGGCTGAAGCCGCCGAAGCACTCCAAGCCCCGGTTCGCAAGGAAGAGATCAAGACGCCGACCATCCGGGGAAAGAAGCGCAAGTTCTGGAAAGACTACGTCCTGCCCAAGGTGGCCTTCTTCGTGCGCGGTTTCCCCGACCGCGCCGTGGTCTCCATCGACGTCACCAACAAGTGCAACATCCGCTGCAAGCACTGCTACTTCTTCGCCTACGAACAGGACAAAGAGCTCAAGCCCGACGAGTGGCTGGCCAAGCTCGAAGAATTGAAAAAAGACGGCTTCCCCTTCCGCAGCGCCACCTGGGTCGGCGGCGAGCCCCTGCTGCGCAAGGACCTGATCGAGATCGGGCGCAAGTACTTCATGTTCAACATCGTCGTCACCAACGGCACCTTCGGCATCCCCAATTGGCCGGACGTAATGTTCCACATCTCGGTCGACGGCACCGAGGAGTACCACGACGACATCCGCGGCAAGGGCGTCTACCAGAAGATCAAAAAGTCGGTGGCCGAGGCCGAGCCCGGCATGAACATCTCGCTGGCCTGCTGCCTGAACAAGCGCAACCTGCACTGCATGGAAGACCTGCTCGAGGAGTGGTACCCCAACGAGAAGGTGAAGCACATCCTCTTCGACTTCTTCACCCCGGTGAAGGGCGTGAAGCACGACCTCTTCATTCCCTTCGAAGAGCAGGACAAGATCATCGACCGCATCATCGAGCTCAAGCGCTCGAAGTACGGCGACTTCATCGGCGTCAGCGAGCGCGTGCTCAACCTGATGCGCAAGAAAGAGCGCCACAAGGCGATCGGCGACAACTGCATCTTTTTGCAAAAGGGCTTCGCCTTCGATCCGCTGGGCAACAAGAAAGACCAGTGCATGATGGGAGCCGACGCCGACTGCGAGCGCTGCGGCTGCATCGTGCCCTTCTATCTCAAGCAACGCACCGAGCGGAAATACATCCTGCAAGAGGTCCTGGGCGACATCAAAGACTTCGTCACCCGCCGCCACACCGCCACGCACCTGCCGGCGGGCTCAACCTCGGCGGAAAAATAA
- a CDS encoding HD domain-containing protein — protein MSKTYIQELREGSNVDSIYLCIHKALLFGKNNKAYVNMKLLDRSGQIETRIWDKAELLSQNFEKNDYVRVKGKVVLYQDHLQLNVFEIQRVEDAQVNPADFLPASKQDIPKMYQELLRICREDMKNPWVQKLILGILEDPKYSRDFQRAPAAKTNHHAWVGGLLEHVLGLCKLAKAVLPFYPMIDRDLVLAGLIMHDFGKIEELESERAFEYTDKGRLIGHLITSVEILIRKAAQIPDFPEKVLQHIEHIVLSHHGRLEYGSPKRPKTLEAIVVHHLDDMDSKIQGFLDLVAREGEGDAAWTSHNNRLFERPLYKRAAQDLAESLGNEKSPAQGPPSGAARTNNPAIAKQPLTSSLGEALQKSLNSKG, from the coding sequence ATGTCCAAGACCTACATCCAGGAGCTCCGCGAGGGCTCGAACGTCGACAGCATCTACCTCTGTATCCACAAGGCCCTGCTCTTCGGCAAGAACAACAAGGCCTACGTCAACATGAAGCTCTTGGACCGCAGCGGCCAGATCGAGACCCGCATCTGGGACAAGGCCGAGCTGCTCAGCCAGAATTTCGAAAAGAACGACTATGTCCGCGTCAAGGGCAAGGTCGTGCTCTACCAGGACCACCTCCAGCTCAACGTCTTCGAGATCCAGCGCGTCGAGGACGCCCAGGTAAACCCCGCGGATTTTCTGCCCGCCTCCAAGCAGGACATCCCCAAGATGTACCAAGAGCTGCTGCGGATCTGCCGCGAGGACATGAAGAATCCCTGGGTGCAGAAGTTGATCCTGGGCATCCTCGAGGACCCGAAGTACAGCCGTGACTTCCAGCGCGCCCCCGCTGCGAAGACCAACCATCACGCCTGGGTCGGCGGCCTGCTCGAGCACGTCCTGGGCCTGTGCAAGCTGGCGAAGGCGGTACTTCCCTTTTACCCGATGATCGACCGCGACTTGGTCCTGGCCGGCCTCATCATGCACGACTTCGGCAAGATCGAGGAGCTCGAGTCCGAGCGCGCCTTCGAGTACACCGACAAGGGCCGGCTGATCGGCCACCTCATCACCAGCGTCGAGATCCTGATCCGCAAGGCCGCCCAGATCCCCGATTTCCCCGAAAAGGTCCTGCAGCACATCGAGCACATCGTGCTGAGCCACCACGGCCGCCTCGAATACGGCTCGCCCAAGCGCCCCAAGACCCTCGAGGCCATCGTGGTGCACCACCTGGACGACATGGACTCGAAAATCCAGGGCTTCCTCGACCTGGTGGCCCGCGAGGGCGAGGGCGACGCGGCCTGGACCTCGCACAATAACCGCCTCTTCGAGCGTCCCCTGTACAAACGCGCCGCCCAGGACCTCGCCGAGAGCCTCGGAAACGAAAAGTCTCCCGCCCAGGGCCCGCCTTCCGGCGCCGCACGGACAAACAACCCGGCAATCGCGAAACAACCGCTCACCAGCAGTTTGGGGGAAGCCTTGCAGAAGTCTCTGAATTCCAAGGGATAA